The following are encoded in a window of Rosa chinensis cultivar Old Blush chromosome 4, RchiOBHm-V2, whole genome shotgun sequence genomic DNA:
- the LOC112197013 gene encoding eukaryotic translation initiation factor 2 subunit gamma isoform X1, whose translation MSRKGLMEQDLSKLDVTTLHPLSPEVISRQATINIGTIGHVAHGKSTVVKAISGVQTVRFKNELERNITIKLGYANAKIYKCEDEKCPRPSCYKAYGSGKEDAPLCDVAGFENCRMKLLRHVSFVDCPGHDILMATMLNGAAIMDGALLLIAANESCPQPQTSEHLAAVEIMRLQHIIILQNKVDLIQENVAINQHEAIRKFIEGTVADGAPVVPISAQLKYNIDVVCEYIVKKIPIPERNFISPPNMIVIRSFDVNKPGFEVDEIRGGVAGGSILRGVLKVNQFIEVRPGIVVKDESGNIKCTPIYSRIVSLYAEQNELQFAVPGGLIGVGTTMDPTLTRADRLVGQVLGEVGSLPEVFVELEVNFFLLRRLLGVRTKGSEKQGKVSKLAKAEILMLNIGSMSTGARVIAVRNDLAKLQLTSPVCTSKGEKIALSRRVEKHWRLIGWGQIQAGTTLEVPPCPI comes from the exons ATGTCGAGGAAGGGATTAATGGAACAGGATCTCAGTAAGCTGGATGTAACGACTTTACATCCACTCTCACCTGAAGTGATATCGCGTCAGGCGACTATTAATATTG GCACTATCGGTCATGTGGCTCATGGGAAGTCAACAGTTGTAAAAGCAATTTCTGGTGTTCAG ACTGTACGTTTTAAAAATGAGCTGGAGCGTAACATTACTATCAAGCTCGGATACGCAAATGCAAAAATTTACAAATGTGAAGATGAGAAGTGCCCACGACCATCATGCTACAA GGCATATGGAAGTGGAAAAGAAGATGCTCCCCTATGTGATGTTGCTGGATTTGAGAACTGCAGGATGAAGTTGTTGCGACATGTATCATTTGTAGATTGCCCG GGCCACGATATTCTCATGGCTACTATGCTTAATGGGGCTGCAATTATGGATGGAGCATTGCTTCTGATTGCTGCAAATGAAAGCTGTCCCCAGCCACAAACGTCTGAGCATCTTGCTGCTGTGGAAATTATGCGTCTTCAGCATATCATTATCCTTCAAAATAAGGTTGATCTTATTCAGGAGAATGTGGCCATCAACCAACATGAAGCAATCCGGAAGTTTATTGAG ggTACTGTAGCTGATGGTGCACCAGTTGTGCCAATTTCTGCACAGTTGAAATATAATATTGATGTGGTGTGCGAGTACATCGTGAAGAAGATCCCAATTCCAGAAAGGAACTTTATCTCTCCTCCAAATATGATTGTTATTCGTTCTTTCGATGTTAACAAACCTGGATTTGAGGTTGATGAGATACGTGGCGGTGTAGCTGGTGGAAGTATTCTCAGG GGTGTTTTGAAAGTGAATCAGTTTATTGAGGTTCGTCCTGGTATTGTTGTGAAAGATGAGAGTGGAAACATCAAGTGCACACCTATATATTCGAGAATCGTCTCGCTGTATGCTGAGCAGAACGAGTTGCAATTTGCGGTTCCAGGTGGTCTCATAGGGGTCGGAACAACTATGGATCCCACCTTGACACGTGCGGATAGATTAGTGGGACAAGTTCTTGGTGAAGTAGGCTCACTTCCTGAAGTATTTGTTGAGCTTGAG GTAAACTTTTTCCTGTTGAGAAGGCTTCTGGGGGTCCGGACAAAGGGTTCTGAAAAGCAGGGGAAGGTCTCCAAGCTTGCCAAGGCTGAGATACTCATGTTAAATATTGGTTCTATGTCGACTGGTGCTAGAGTAATAGCTGTGAGAAATGATTTAGCAAAGCTTCAGTTGACTTCTCCTGTGTGCACAAGCAAAGGAGAGAAAATAGCGCTCAGTAGACGAGTTGAGAAGCACTGGCGCCTGATCGGTTGGGGCCAGATCCAAGCTGGAACCACACTTGAAGTCCCACCCTGCCCTATTTGA